Proteins encoded together in one Scyliorhinus canicula chromosome 21, sScyCan1.1, whole genome shotgun sequence window:
- the LOC119955895 gene encoding CXXC-type zinc finger protein 1-like encodes MERPGIGTSDSVSLEAARLEDLELTDPDMTNAPIYCICRRPDINCFMIGCDKCNEWFHGDCIQITEKMAKGIRQWYCQQCRVTDPTLAIKYRQKKAKEKERERDGEAALEKERRTEQGETKMDKRKVAANVRAVIYLGINWS; translated from the exons GGCATCGGGACGAGTGACTCAGTGAGTCTAGAGGCAGCACGGCTGGAAGACCTGGAGCTGACGGATCCCGACATGACGAATGCCCCTATATATTGTATCTGCCGGCGGCCAGACATTAACTGCTTCATGAT TGGCTGCGACAAATGTAACGAGTGGTTTCATGGGGATTGCATTCAGATCACCGAGAAGATGGCCAAGGGAATCCGGCAGTGGTACTGCCAGCAGTGCCGAG TTACCGACCCGACGCTCGCGATCAAATACCGTCAGAAAAAGGCaaaagagaaggagagagagcgtGACGGAGAGGCGGCGCTGGAGAAGGAGAGGAGGACGGAACAGGGCGAGACAAAGATGGACAAGAGAAAAGTGGCAGCAAATGTAAGGGCCGTGATTTATCTTGGGATTAATTGGAGCTGA